A stretch of DNA from Brevibacillus ruminantium:
ACAGATTTAATAGGAAGATGCAGTAATGTTCAGGCAGCAGATGATTGCGACGCCAATTTTCAATTTCGGAAATGATGATACGCTTGCGCTGGTCGTCCAACGCGGCCCCTCCTTTAGCTTGACGGATGGATTCGCCGACTGGGCAAAAGAAAGACCTACGCCGGCTAACGTAGGCCATACTTCCATTATCGGTTATTCCAGGAAATCTTTTAAGCGTTTGCTTCGGCTTGGATGTCGAAGTTTACGCAGCGCCTTTGCTTCAATCTGTCTGATCCGTTCACGCGTAACGCCGAACACCTTCCCCACTTCTTCCAGAGTCCGGGTGCGTCCGTCGTCCAGTCCAAAACGCAGACGAAGTACGTTTTCTTCCCGATCCGTCAATGTATCCAGCACGTCTTCCAATTGTTCTTTCAACAACTCGTAAGCTGCCGCATCAGAAGGCTCAAGCGCATCCTGATCTTCAATGAAATCACCCAGATGAGAATCATCTTCTTCACCGATCGGCGTTTCCAGAGAAACAGGCTCTTGTGCGATCTTCATGATTTCTCGAACTTTTTCAGGGGTCAAATCCATTTTTTCCGCAATTTCTTCAGGCAGCGGTTCACGCCCCAGCTCCTGCAGCAATTGGCGGGATACGCGGATTAATTTATTGATGGTCTCGACCATATGCACAGGAATCCGAATCGTTCTCGCTTGGTCAGCGATGGCCCGCGTAATCGCCTGGCGAATCCACCAGGTCGCATAGGTACTAAACTTGAACCCCTTGCGATAGTCAAATTTCTCAACGGCTTTGATCAAGCCCATATTACCTTCCTGGATCAAATCGAGGAATAGCATTCCCCGGCCTACGTAGCGTTTGGCAATAGAGACAACGAGACGCAGGTTTGCTTCCGCCAGACGGCGCTTGGCTTCCTCGTCACCTTGTTCAATCCGATTTGCCAGTTTAATCTCCTCTTCAGCGGAGAGCAGAGGAACACGGCCGATTTCTTTCAAATACATGCGTACAGGGTCGTTGATCTTGATTCCGGGCGGTACGGAGAGATCGTCAAAGTCGAACTCCTCGTTATCGTTTTCCTCATCCTTCATGATCATATTGTCCACTTCATCGTCGTCATCGCTGTCGTTGTTGACCTCGATTCCCTGATCACCCAGATATTCAAAAAACTCATCCATTTGGTCAGAATCCTGCTCAAAGCCAGAGATCCGGTCCACAATCTCCTTATACGACAACGCGCCGCGCTTCTTTCCTAATTCGACCAGTTGTTCTTTCACTTGCTCAATGGACGTCGCTTCCATGTCTGAAGTGATGTTTTGTTTGTTCATCTACTATCCCTCCTTCCCCGGGAATGATCTGATGCTACCCTTCTTTTAAAGCATTTTCCAATTCAAGAATCTTCATCCCTACGACGGCAGCTTGAATTTCCAGTTCTCTACGCGCTTCCGGGCTGTCGGCTGCAGCTGCTTGCATGTGAAGAGTTCGCTGTTCTTCACGCAGCTGC
This window harbors:
- the rpoD gene encoding RNA polymerase sigma factor RpoD, yielding MNKQNITSDMEATSIEQVKEQLVELGKKRGALSYKEIVDRISGFEQDSDQMDEFFEYLGDQGIEVNNDSDDDDEVDNMIMKDEENDNEEFDFDDLSVPPGIKINDPVRMYLKEIGRVPLLSAEEEIKLANRIEQGDEEAKRRLAEANLRLVVSIAKRYVGRGMLFLDLIQEGNMGLIKAVEKFDYRKGFKFSTYATWWIRQAITRAIADQARTIRIPVHMVETINKLIRVSRQLLQELGREPLPEEIAEKMDLTPEKVREIMKIAQEPVSLETPIGEEDDSHLGDFIEDQDALEPSDAAAYELLKEQLEDVLDTLTDREENVLRLRFGLDDGRTRTLEEVGKVFGVTRERIRQIEAKALRKLRHPSRSKRLKDFLE